The Rhabdothermincola sediminis genomic sequence GCGGTCCTGCAGGCGCGGATCGCCGAGCTCGGTAAGGAGATCACCGCCGACTACGAGGGCCGGTCACCGCTGCTGGTCGGGGTGCTGAAGGGTGCCTTCATGTTCATGGCCGATCTGGCCCGCCGGATCGATCTGCCGGTGGAGTTCGACTTCATGGCCGTGTCCTCCTACGGCAGCGCCACCAAGACGAGTGGGGTGGTCCGCATCGTGAAGGACCTGGACCTTGACCTCTCTGGTCGGCACGTGGTGCTGGTCGAGGACATCGTCGACAGCGGTCTGACCCTCAACTACCTCGTCAAGAACCTCCAGGCACGCCATCCGGCGAGCCTCGAAGTCTGCGCACTGCTGCTGAAGGAGGGGCGGCAGAAGGTCGAGCCCGACCTGCGCTACATCGGGTTCCGGATCCCGGATCAGTTCGTCGTGGGCTACGGCCTCGACGTGGCCGAGCGCTACCGGAATCTGCCGGACGTGGTCGCGTACCACGGTGGCATCACCTGAACGGCGGGGACCGGGCGGAGGCGCCTGCCGGTCGGCCGCCGGTAGCCTTGGCGGGTCGTGAG encodes the following:
- the hpt gene encoding hypoxanthine phosphoribosyltransferase → MEPSDPDRESSVDPHLGEVIVPEAVLQARIAELGKEITADYEGRSPLLVGVLKGAFMFMADLARRIDLPVEFDFMAVSSYGSATKTSGVVRIVKDLDLDLSGRHVVLVEDIVDSGLTLNYLVKNLQARHPASLEVCALLLKEGRQKVEPDLRYIGFRIPDQFVVGYGLDVAERYRNLPDVVAYHGGIT